A DNA window from Vanessa cardui chromosome 16, ilVanCard2.1, whole genome shotgun sequence contains the following coding sequences:
- the LOC124536316 gene encoding probable prefoldin subunit 4 produces MANSGKGTFQPDSDVHISYEDQQKINKFARLNAKVDDIKDELKVKQNDMKNLEEAVEELSLADESDKIPYLVGEVFICQSLKNTLKSLDENKRRKQNEISELEAKCEELKSLMGELKAHLYGKFGSHINLENEED; encoded by the exons ATGGCTAATTCAGGAAAAGGCACTTTCCAACCG GACTCCGATGTTCATATTTCCTATGAGGATCagcaaaagataaataaatttgccCGTCTTAATGCGAAAGTAGACGATATAAAAGATGAGCTAAAAGTTAAACAGAATGACATGAAAAATCTAGAGGAAGCGGTAGAAGAATTAAGTCTTGCTGATGAATCAGATAAAATTCCTTACCTTGTTGGAGAAGTATTTATTTgccaaagtttaaaaaatacattg aaatCCTTAGATGAAAATAAAAGGAGGAAGCAAAATGAAATCAGTGAGTTGGAAGCTAAATGTGAAGAACTAAAATCACTGATGGGTGAATTGAAAGCCCATTTGTATGGCAAGTTCGGAAGTCACATTAATTTGGAAAATGAAGAAGACTAG